The Candidatus Atribacteria bacterium ADurb.Bin276 genome segment CCATTTTCAAAAAAAACTCCATCCCGATGCGTTGGTTGTTGTTCACCCTGAATGTCTTCCTGAAGTGATTGATTTAGCTGATGAGGTTCAATCAACTGAGGGAATGTCGCGATTTATTGGTCAATCCAAAAAAAGCGAATTTATCATTGGGACTGAGGTTGGTATACTCTATCGTCTTCGTAAAGAAAATCCTGAGAAAAATTTTTATCCCGCTTCAGCACAGGCCATCTGTCCCGACATGAAAAAAATAACCCTGGAAAAGGTCCTCTATTCTCTCCGTTTTGGTTATGGTGAAATTAACCTGCCCGAGACGATTCGCCAGCGAGCCGAACGAAGTATTCAGCGTATGTTAGAGTATAAATCTTAACTCAAGCTTATCTCTCATAATCAAAGAACAATTTCATCTTCTTTTTTCCAGGCTGGATCAACAATACATAGAAATACCAAGTCTTGGCTCCCGGCGTTTTCAATGAATTGTATGGATTGTGGAGGAATGTAAATGGTCGAACCTTCCTCCACCTGCTCGATTTGGCTATTTATGTGCATAATCCCTTTGCCAGATATAATATAATATACTTCAGATGAATAGAGATAATGAGGCTGAGATGTACGCCCGGGCGGAAGAGTAGCATGGGCAAGGCTGTAATGGATATCAATTCCTAATTTATCCGGATGGAGTATTTCACGAAGTCTAGTTAAATCGCCAGCTATAAATTCATCACAGTCTTCCAGTCTTCGGAGTAACATAAAGATCCTCCTGTTGTATTTAAAAATTCTCTATCAAGCTTTCTATCCGTTCAATATCGAGGCAGGTTTCAAGAAAGTCTGCCAAACGGTCAAGCTCTTTTTCTACGACTTCTTGCCAGGATGGAGAAACCGATGATATGGTTGCTAAACCTTTTCTTTTGCGAAGTAAGTTGACAAAATATCTTCGGAACGATCCATCATCAAACAATCCATGAAGGTAGGTTCCAAATATCTGATTATTGATTATTATACCTTCAGGTTCGATTCTGTTCCCTAAGTTGAGATTAAAAAGTGGTTCATAAGCCTGTTGGAAAGAGCCTTTCCCCTGATGAATTTCATACCCTTTCACTGAAATGTGTTCAGCTTTTGCCAAATATCCTTGCATGTTTTTAAGTATCTTTTCTTTCTCAAAAAAGGTTTTCATCGGAATGATTTTTAGACCATCTATTTCACCTTGGAAATCTTCATTTCCATCGATATCTATTATAGATTCTCCTAGCATCTGATAACCACCACACACTCCTAATACCACTCCACCATTGTTTATATAGCTTTCCAAACGTTCTTGAAGGTTAAATTTCTTCAACCATTGAAGGTCTCGAATAGTATTTTTGCTTCCAGGAAGCACTATCACATCAAACTTACTAAAATTTTCATCGGGAAAAATGTATTGAGTTTCCACGTCAGGCTCATTCGTTAATGGGTCAAAATCGGTGAAATTTGATATATGGGGAAGGCGAATAATACCAACTTGAATATCAACGGTTTTGAGTGACTTATATGAGTTTTCAATTTTTTCCGTCATACTATCTTCATCATCCAGCAGAAAACGAGAATAAGGAACAACACCTACAACTGGAATTTGAGTTAATTTTTCAATTTCTTTCAATCCTGGTTCTAAAATTGTATAATTCCCTCTGAATTTATTAATAATAAAGCCACAGAGTAATTCTCTTTCTTCTTTAGTCAAAAGTGCCCAGGTTCCATAAAGTTGTGCAAATACCCCACCTTTTTCAATATCACCAATGAGAAATACTGGTATACGCGCATATCGAGCTACCGACATATTGACCAGGTCCTGTTCTCGCAAATTTATCTCTGCTGGACTACCAGCTCCTTCAATACAGATGAGGTCATATTCCTCAGCCAGTGAATTCAGGCTTTCGATAACCTTCTCCCAGAGAAATTTTTTATACCGATAATAATCATAAGCTTCGTGAGTCTCCCAGATTTTTCCACGAACAATCACCTGGCTCATGCAGTCTCCCTGGGGTTTCAGTAAAATTGGGTTCATTCGGGAATCAGGATCAATCATGGCTGCTCGAGCTTGCAACAGCTGGGCTCTGCCGATCTCCTCTCCGAATGGTGTCACTCCTGAGTTTAAAGACATATTTTGTGCTTTAAACGGAGCAACTCTAATACCCTTACGAGCAAATATTCGGCAAAAACCTGCTGTAATAAGGCTTTTCCCAACACCAGATCCAGTTCCTTGAAACATGATATAGCGTGCCATAAACCACTCCTTGAAAATATACTGTTTCAAATTTTATCATAGGGAAGAAAATCTTAGTCTATCCTGAAAATATCATCTAATGAATTCCCCTCCTTGGAGGGGTGCCGCTTTCGCGGCGGGGAGGGGCTTTTTAATTCGTCATCCTGGACCCTCTTCCCTTCTTCTTTTTCTCCCCCTCACCCCCTCGCGCCCTCTCCCCCTCAGAATCTAATGGCGTGAGGATTTCATCTTTTTCTTTTCTCGCACTCTCTCCCGTTCTCCCTCTCGCCCCTTGGTGGGAGAGGGAGAACGGTTAATAAATTAACTAAATTTTTTTAAATTTTTGGTATCTAATAGAGTATAATAATAATCAGTCAACTATCCCGGCAAACAAACACTTCCTATCACGCCCATTCTACCCAAAAAACGCTGTTGATTTTTTAATTTTTTTTAGGAGGGAAAACCGATGAGGGGAAAGAAAAAACTTCAAAACCAAGTTGTTCTCTATATCATTTTAGGATTGTCAATTAGTATATTAATAGCAATTATGACTTGTTGTGAGGGTACAATCGGTACATCTTGTACTGATAATACCAAGTTTTGCGCAATTATTAAAGAACTGGCACCTTCTGCGGTACAACCCGCCCTGGAAGATTGTCCTACTTCATTAACCATCTGTGATGGGGACCAGATTGAACTCTACTGGAAAGCTGATGCTTCATTAACCAGCAATGTCCACATCACTGGTCCGGGTGGGGAAAGTTTTGATTTCCCCATTTCCGAAGGGCATGCTACTGTTACACCTCGAACCTCGGGAGACTGGAAAGTTGAATTTACTGGAGGCGGTTGTACTTTTAATAAATCAATTAACGTTCGTGTTATCAAAGGCGAAGAACCTTATACCATTGTGGCTAATGGCAATATCGATATTGGATTTTTCTGTGACATCAACCCCAAAAGCGTATCCAGGAATTTAATTGTAGCAGCAATACGGTCAGCTCAGTGTGCCGGCGTCTCAGAATATTGGGAAAATTGGGGCTGTAAGAAATCCAATTGGGATGGCTCCAAACCAATCTATTTTAATATCACCAGTGATGATGGATCAGCCAACTTCACCCCACTTGCTGGACGTTGGCGTTTTGATCCTTCTGGTTTAGGAGGAACCTATACCTATTCAGCAAAATCTGCCTGTTTCCTTGCTACCATCCGCTGTGAAAAGTCTGATATTTATCCAACACCAACCCCGACACCGTGGCCAACCAGAAAACCTTAATTGTGGTTTATTTTTAACCATCACTCATTTGGTTGTTTATGAGCCAATTTATTTATAAAAATTGATTTAAAATCTCTCCGGGTTACCACGAAAAAAAAGTAACCCGGATATAATCACTTTTTATCGATTCAATTTTTGTTCATTCCCATAATTTCCCATATTTTTCAGATAATTCCTCCAAATTTGGAGTTTATACTTCATTTATATTTAAGGTTCAATCCATTTAAAAATCCCTCCGCTGAAAGGAATGGTGAAATTATGAAAAAATTTATAGCTGTCGGAAGTATCCTGGTTATTTTGTTCATCGCCTTAACGAGGGTTTCTTTTGCCGAAGGAAGAAATAGTCCGGGATTAATCAATGAAATGAGAGTCCATCAAAAAATGTATATGCTTCTTCTTTCAGAAAAATTTACTCCAGAATTGACCAGAGATTGGGAAATTGAATTGAATCGACGTGATACCCTTAGGAGAGAAATTCTTCAACGCAACAAAAATAAAGAACCAATAAACCAAATCCTTGAAAATTTGGAAGAAATTAAAAACCGACTCAAAATTTTGGAAGAAAAAATTGATAAAAGAAAAATGCCAGCCGGAACTGAAATGGATGGAGAAAAAAAGCATCCGGAAACGGAAAAACCTAAGCTTAGGAAAGTACCGGGGTTCTCTCAACAAAGATTTTTAGACCAGAAAAACCAATTCTTCTTTAAAAACCGAGGAACTGCGATGGAAAAAAACCGAGAACTATTTAAGAAATTCACTGAAGCCGTTGAGATTGGTGATGAAGTTCAAATTAAATCAATTCTTCCTTTGCTTTTTCAACAAATCAAAGAGAGCAACCAACAATTGGAAGAACATCTTGAAATTTTAAAAAATGGTAATGAGGAATAGAACTAACCCTCAAATCTCCTCCTTTCGGTTTCCCTCCTTGGCTGATTTAATGTGAAAGGGGGAGATCATTCAGAAAAAGGAAGGGGACCCTTAGGATTAAAATGAATTTTATTGGGGAGATCCTCTTCCTTTTTATATAGAAATCGTCTTATTAAATTTTTTTAAAAATGATGGAGTTTTTTTAGTAAAAAAATTAAAGTACAGCATTTATCAATCCTTTAAAAAAAACAACCAGGTTGCCAAATTCAACCTATCTTTGCTTTTATAAACCGAATTTTATATTTAGGAAAAAAGGAATGGGTAAAAAATGAATAAAAGAAAAAAAATAGTTCTTGTAATCATTGTTTTTATTATTATTCTCACATCAATTTTTTTCCTTTTCATTTTCAATAAGTCTCATTCTACCCAGGCTCAAGACATAACTATCTCCACCATTCAGGTAATCCAAGGAACAATACGTGAAACGATTGAAGCCGAGGGTAGTTTGGCTCCCTCTGAAACAGTAAATGTAAAATCAAAAGAGGATGGTTATAAGGTTGAAGTTGTCCTGGTTGAAGAAGGAGATTCGGTCACCAAAGGACAAGAGTTAGTAAAACTTGATGTCAGCGATTATGAAGTCAATTTAAAAAGAGCCGAGGCCGAGCTCTTGTCAGCTCAGACTAAACTAAAAAAACTTTTAGAGGGAGCTACCGAATTAGAAATCACCCAGGCAAAAACGACTCTTGAACAAGCTCAATTAAATCATGAAAATGCTCAAATTCAATTTGAAAGAAACCAAAAACTCTTCGAGAGTGGCGCCGTTTCACAACGAGAGCTTAACGAAAGTCAAAACCAAATGGAAATTTATAAACAAAACGTTATATCTGCTCAAAAACAACTGGATAATCTTTTAGATGGTTCAGATCAAGACGATATTAAAGTTGCCCGAGCTCAGTTAGCTCAAGCAGAAGCTAACGTTGTTGATGCCCAAAAAAAGATTGAATATGGAACCATAACTTCGCCGATTGACGGTGTCGCTATAGATGTTTCAGTGGAGAAAGAGGACGTTGTTACTCAAGCTAAGACTTTAATCACGATTGGAAATTTAGATCAAATGAAGGCATTGGTAGCATTCAATGAAATTGATATTCCCAAAATAAAGATCGGCGCTAAAGCAGAAATTACCCTCGATGCTTTTCCTGGCGAAATAATCAAGGGAGAGGTCTCTTTCATATCCTTGAAATCACAGGTTATTGATAATATCGTAACCTATGAAGGAGAAATTATTATTCCCAATTCAGACAGAAGGCTCTACCCGGGGATGACCGTCGACGCTTCTGTCATTATAAATCAAAGCGAAAACACCTTATTGCTCCCCTTAGAAGTACTGATAGAGGAAGAAGGAAAAACTTTTGTTCTTGTTCCAGGATCGCAAAAAGAACCAGACAAAATTTTTATAAAAGTTGGTTTAAGAAATGATGAATTTTTCGAAATATTAGAAGGTCTTAACAAAGATCAAGAAGTAATGATTCCTCCTGCAAATATTCAAGATTCTTTACCCAATCGAGGTCCGATGGGTATGGGTGGTCCACCCCCCGCTGGAATGTAAAAGCAAATACAGCTAATAGGAGAAATTTTATGAACGAAAAAACTACTTCACCAGTTATTGACGTTAGGAAATTAGGGAAAATCTACTTTTTAGAATCAATTCAAGTCAATGGCTTAACCAATGTTTCTTTCCAAATTTATCCGGGTGATTTTATCTCAATAATGGGACCTTCTGGTTCAGGAAAATCAACCCTGATGAATATTTTAGGGTGTCTTGATACACCCACCAGTGGCCAATATTTCCTTGATCAGGAAGAGGTATCCCACCTTGATGAAAACCAGTTGGCAATGATCCGTAATCGTAAAATCGGTTTTGTTTTTCAGAG includes the following:
- a CDS encoding Cupin domain protein; translation: MLLRRLEDCDEFIAGDLTRLREILHPDKLGIDIHYSLAHATLPPGRTSQPHYLYSSEVYYIISGKGIMHINSQIEQVEEGSTIYIPPQSIQFIENAGSQDLVFLCIVDPAWKKEDEIVL
- the cobQ gene encoding Cobyric acid synthase, coding for MARYIMFQGTGSGVGKSLITAGFCRIFARKGIRVAPFKAQNMSLNSGVTPFGEEIGRAQLLQARAAMIDPDSRMNPILLKPQGDCMSQVIVRGKIWETHEAYDYYRYKKFLWEKVIESLNSLAEEYDLICIEGAGSPAEINLREQDLVNMSVARYARIPVFLIGDIEKGGVFAQLYGTWALLTKEERELLCGFIINKFRGNYTILEPGLKEIEKLTQIPVVGVVPYSRFLLDDEDSMTEKIENSYKSLKTVDIQVGIIRLPHISNFTDFDPLTNEPDVETQYIFPDENFSKFDVIVLPGSKNTIRDLQWLKKFNLQERLESYINNGGVVLGVCGGYQMLGESIIDIDGNEDFQGEIDGLKIIPMKTFFEKEKILKNMQGYLAKAEHISVKGYEIHQGKGSFQQAYEPLFNLNLGNRIEPEGIIINNQIFGTYLHGLFDDGSFRRYFVNLLRKRKGLATISSVSPSWQEVVEKELDRLADFLETCLDIERIESLIENF
- the macA_3 gene encoding Macrolide export protein MacA, whose protein sequence is MNKRKKIVLVIIVFIIILTSIFFLFIFNKSHSTQAQDITISTIQVIQGTIRETIEAEGSLAPSETVNVKSKEDGYKVEVVLVEEGDSVTKGQELVKLDVSDYEVNLKRAEAELLSAQTKLKKLLEGATELEITQAKTTLEQAQLNHENAQIQFERNQKLFESGAVSQRELNESQNQMEIYKQNVISAQKQLDNLLDGSDQDDIKVARAQLAQAEANVVDAQKKIEYGTITSPIDGVAIDVSVEKEDVVTQAKTLITIGNLDQMKALVAFNEIDIPKIKIGAKAEITLDAFPGEIIKGEVSFISLKSQVIDNIVTYEGEIIIPNSDRRLYPGMTVDASVIINQSENTLLLPLEVLIEEEGKTFVLVPGSQKEPDKIFIKVGLRNDEFFEILEGLNKDQEVMIPPANIQDSLPNRGPMGMGGPPPAGM